A genome region from Hevea brasiliensis isolate MT/VB/25A 57/8 chromosome 9, ASM3005281v1, whole genome shotgun sequence includes the following:
- the LOC131182929 gene encoding uncharacterized protein LOC131182929, giving the protein MAQRSNPLSCILYDNRLTGPNFSDWLRNLRIVLNLEHIGYVLDSKIPSALPPEATKKEHDTLRKWHEDDMQAKCYMLASMTNQLQKQHEKMQTSFEILSHLQELFGNTPGRKGKEVALIASSSSGKTKKKKKSNKKKSSFAPSPSGRVGKKS; this is encoded by the exons ATGGCACAAAGGTCCAACCCATTATCATGTATACTATATGACAATAGGCTCACCGGACCTAacttttctgattggctaaggaatttgagaattgttcttaaTCTTgagcatataggatatgttcttgaTTCTAAGATTCCTAGTGCACTACCACCTGAGGCCACAAAAAAAGAACATGACACTTTGAGAAAGTGGCATGAAGATGACATGCAAGCCAAGTGCTATATGCTTGCTTCAATGACTAatcagttacagaagcagcatgagaaaatGCAAACATCATTTGAAATACTGAGTCACCTTCAAGAGTTATTTG GCAATACGCCTGGTAGGAAGGGAAAGGAAGTGGCACttattgcttcttcttcttctggtaagactaagaagaagaagaaaagtaatAAGAAGAAGTCGTCTTTTGCCCCTAGCCCTTCTGGTAGAGTGGGCAAAAAGAGCTAA